A stretch of DNA from Lotus japonicus ecotype B-129 chromosome 4, LjGifu_v1.2:
ccaagaagcttactccgaagtttattgggccgtaccagatcacggagcgagttggaccggtggcgtacaggatcgccctaccaccgttcctatccaacatccatgacgttcttcatgtgtcgcagttgcggaagtacatggcagatgattcgcatgtgattacgccagacgacatacagctgagagatgatctgacaatggaggtgccacccatcaagatcgtcgaccgaagcataaagcgcttaagaaacaaggaggtgcctttagtgaaggtcgtgtggaaccaagagactagtgacgcgacctgggagttagaggataagatgcgggagtcacaccccgatttatttgtaaacccttaagtttcgagggcgaaacttttTTAAGGgaggtggtattgtaaggccctaagttcaatttggaacaattttatggaagtttgaataaaattgaagttttagctaatgtttgataactggcagattagaactgtcaacttgtgtgaatttttagagggtcttaacgacttcattcgggcaaacttccttcatgagagttgtagccctttaagttaagaaaattctcgatGTGGTTTCGTGtaaatccgatatctgtagctccagatatccctgttttaatgagcaaaggtctggctgtacagtacctacgaaattttattaaaagttgGGTTTGTGTTTTGGGCTTAAACCTTTTTAACTTGGATTAAGTGGTGGATTAAACTCATAATCAGAAGGTTCTTAGGCTGAATGGAGCATTATGGGCCAAGGAAGGCTGATCCAAGGAAAGAAGCAagggttttgaaaaccctaaggCTTGGTGAGCCGCCGGCTGCCCATGGAAAAGGAAGGGGGCTGCAGCTGGTTTTTCCTCTGAATTATGAGCTTTAATGAGCCATTAATACTCTGTTCTTGGGCCGTATCAGATCTGAAACCAGAACCCTAGCCCACACAAGCCCTGGCCGCCACCCATGGGTAAGGATTAGAGtgaaatccttattttcttaCATGCAAAACAGCACCAGAAAATATTTCACGTAAACACCAACCAAACAGGCAAACCAGCACCCTTCCTCTTGCTCCTAAGAGGCCTCCACTTGTCACCCTTGCACCACCAGCAACCACCGCCcaccaaggaggaggaggagacacgagaaagagagaaaaaccgcAAGGAAGGAGAGGAAACGCGTGAAGGAGAGGAAGCACTTGGAGGAAGGagaattttggacagcagaggaagctctttctattcttcacttctctccatcaaaatcctacttcttttcatctaaattcattcaaaacccgaggtaagggctggtcttaggatcctttgggtagattaggaatgATTTCATGAGTTTTCTTGAAAATCTATGAACTTTGCTATGAAGGAAATTCTGGTTATGTGTTGGTTGCTGAGAAAATTGTTAAGAGTTGCTGCTGTGTTTTTCATGCATGATACTATGCTTTGCTACTCTCTAATCATCATATGTGGTATGGTTCTTGATGCCTTGAGATAATCACATGCTTACTTGCCAAAATTGCTATGCGAATTACATTGCTATAACATGATGTTGGAGATGTGATTTAATTCTGAGTTTTCATGTGAGCAAAGTACTTTTGAGGGCTGTTCTATGATGTCTATGAtcaaaggaaaggaaaagaaaatttttGAAAAACCCCAAGGACTCTCCCTTGGTTGGCCGAGCCCTACTTGAGGGTTTTGGGGCCTTGTTTTCCTTTGTTTCGATGCATAAGCCTCATGGCGCCCCGTTTCTTAATTCTTAAATGATATTTGTGTTGAGTTATGAGTTGAGTCCGTGATGCCATGATGATGTGCACCTTGTTAAGTTGTCTTGAAGAGTTCTCATTATATTATGGATATGAGCTGTGGTGAAAGGTGCTGAGTTTTATGGAATGATTAATTATTTGGGAATGTCCCATGGATGTGTGAACAAAGGGAATGGAAGAAAAATTTTACTTGGCAACCCTAGGGGCCTTTGAAGGCCTCGGCCAAGCCCTATTCCATGGGGGTTTGGTGATTCCTTTCCTTTGTTTGTTACACAAGCCATGATGAACGTTCCTAGGTATCTTGTTAAGTAAGTTTGTGTGGTTGTTACTGTTTAGTAAcatgggtcgctcacctagctgtaattcccatgTTACCCTTGAGAATTTAATTGTGTTTGTAGAAGTGTAAACCTTGAGATGAGTAAGTAAAAGACATAAGTTGACTTGACCTAGAGCCTTAATCTTAAGAAGTGATTTGACTCGCTTGCAAGATGTTGTGAATAAActtttggacataggtctagtgagactatggaccatgagaacgatggtaccttgcacgcgagggagattctttgggtcgactgcggtcacccgtgaacttgtgggccggtgtggctcacgtgatttggttgactgcggtcaccgtgaacttttgtggatcattgcggctccacgtgattttggttgactgcggtcaccgtgataaccgtgcctctgcggaagcacgaagatggccatggaagttttggtgggttgtgtgaagtgaggaacCGATAGATGACTAACTAACATCTTAAACCCTAATGCAAAAGAGATAATTATTTGTAATTATGGAAGTTGCTTcattatatctattgtattatgtgttttcttttagacctgacccttgctgttgtttatgtgtttatttggaggggggggtagatggcgtCGACGACAACGACGTTCGTGCATCGCTGGATGCTGAGACTTGATGGGGAGCTAGATGATTGGGCCTGGAGAGCCGACTTCTCCGGGATCCGCAGAGTTTATGTCGGGGATGTTAGCTTTATAGGGATGGACCGGGACGGCAATATAGTGGAGGTTCGCACGGTTGAAGGGGGCATCCTTGACATGCCCTATCCACCTCCTAGGTTCCTACTACCTGAGGTCGAGGGAGTCGGGGAAACACCTGCTGAGACTAAGGCTGGGACACCTGCTGAGTTCGTGCCTCAAGACGGGTCTGACGCTTCGGTTACGGGACAGCGACGCTATGGTGGAGGCGCCAGGTTTATACACAACAACTTGGTGGGGCCGAGACCCAAAAAGAGAAGACAGGTGGTAGAAGATGTGAAGCCCAAGGATGAACCTGCCGAGTGACCGTGACACTGATGACTGGACTGGGAGCCCTATGAGCGAGCGTTCTTTTGgaacttcattttattttgttgagttttaTGAGAACTTGAGTAACTGATGTAAACTATTTACTTCCGCCGTGGTTTTTCCATACGTGGGTGTGGTCACGGTTTTCTTTATTTACTTGCAGTTGATTTTATAACAATTGATGCTCTATCCGTTTATGAGTTTAATGCAAAACATATTTCATTATCCCGCTGTTTTTGGTTATGTTATGAATCGGAAAACACTAATGTGATTTCTAGCAATGGCATTCAAGAGCTTTCAAAAGTAAAAATGACCTTTATCACCTAATCAAGAGTAATAAATGGATCGGCGGAAATTTTTGTGAaaattggttactgtgtgacactcgagaaatcggggcgttacatgaCTTCATTGAAGATTTTACCTTCTTCATGTCTAGCATTCATCTTGTTTGGAGGTTGGTTCTCCACTTCAGTATTTTCCACGATATGTACAACTTCTTCATGTTCAGCATGCAATCCCTTAGGAGGATGTTCATCCTCCTTAATCTCTTCCACAAAACCTATGGCTTCTCCATGCATCTTGTTAAGAGATTTTTCATCCACTTTAGTCTTGTTCACAAAATCCGCGGCTCGCATATCTCCAACACGAATTCTCTTAGGAGCTTGTTCATTATCCTTAATCTGATCCACGAATTTGGTGGCTTCTTCAAGTATCTTGTTTGGAAGTTGTTCATCCTCTTTAATCTTATTCAAGGAATCTATAGTTTCTTTATGTTCATCATGCATCCTCCTAAGAGTTTGGTCATCCTCCTTAGGAAGATTTTCACCTTCGACTGGAAGTATGATTTCATATTTATTTGGCAAGAAGATGTCAAATCCCAAAAGTAGATCAGTGTGCCCTTTAAACATCTCCTTTACTCTTTCTACAACATACTCAATATCAATTCTACATTTGAACAAAAGAAacacaaattaattttatttaaataaatcaaGACACGCCCACAACGAAATGCAAGAAAGTAAAGGAAAAAAAGTTATGAGTAAGACAAGAAATGGGTACACTAGTACAAACTAGCCAAACCTTTTATCTTTGTAATCCTTCATTAAATACAAAAAGGAATTATAGTTTCCCTTCTCATATGGAAATACGTCCTTTATTGCCTTAAGATATGCTAAGGCATCATCACGAGTTAGTTTCATACCACATTCTCTTGCCATTTGGGAATTTCTGAGCTTCACTCCACAAAATTTTAACATTTAGAGCATAGGAGTAgatgatgataaataatttatcATGAGATAATTTAAGCATAATTTTCAAGAAGAATATTTTGATCATATCTGTCAACAACAAACACTTAAAGGAAAGACAAATTAAAACAGTTTCTTAGTTTAATAGAGATTAAATTATGAAAAACAAatgtgaaaaaataaataagccTCCAGCCTATTTTTTTAGtagataacaaaataaaaatattacaaaTAGTGAGTACAAgatgtacccaaaaaaagtATACAAATGATCATAAACATCTACTAAGGAAACATCTTCACAAAGAAAAACTAGAGCTAACAAAGTAAAGCAGATGTGACAACATCATGCTTGCAagaatttcaccatattcattCCAAACATCACCTTtaacaaatattaaaaacaacAAGTGGGATTGAATTCCGAAAAAAGGAAAAGTAAAttaaactcttatattatttcaTCAACAACCCCATAAATCTTAATTCAATAAAATGCACAATATCTTGAAACAAAACTTTATCCAATTAAAATCCAAATCATTTCGAGTTGTTAAAATACAACATACAGTTTCATATCAAATTGACATCCAAATAGAATTCAAGAATTTTAGTATTTATAAGAGAATTAAATAATATCGTAAAATGTTTGTAAGAACTAAAATTTAAAGGGTCAATTTCCCCCTGAAAGATACGGTTGTACATCAACCAAATGAACTAACAAGAAATCCtactaaaattgaaaatagcTTACCAGGTAGGAGCATATCCTAAGAGGTGATTAAAATTAATGGTTTAGATCAATGTAAAGCAAGGTCAGATTACCTTCACAGAGTAAGAGAAGATCTAGAAAAAAGTTACAAATGATTGTAAAGTCCCCTATTATCGAGTTCCCAGCAACAAGCTTTCATTCTCGTCACGGAAAACAAGACTCTGTGtgagaaaaaaaagttgaatcttTATGATTTAGTAAAGAATGGAAAATGAACGAAGAATTGAGTTTCGACCAACAGTTATGGTTACTCTGtttacatgtgtatatatagctagatattactaacaaaTTTTTGGATGGAGAGATTGTAGCGAAAAAGAAATTCGGGtcagtaattttatttttgaataaggataaagagagaaaaaatatataatgtttataaaaattaataaaaaaaagaataagacCTTAAATCGAACGATAATCTATTATTTATTATCTTTTACtctaaaaattaataaacttGTAAACATTTATGTTAAATCAAAATTAGACTATTCTTTTTTCACTTCAAAATACATTATCCAAACATTTCCTAGGGACACATTTAATGCACACTGTTTTTTGTGTTAACCAAGATATTTCTATAGCCGGtagtcatgagactaatccttTGCTCCATTGTCGGTGCAGTAAACAATATGAGACTCTCCAATTTCATTTAATAGAGTTGGGAATCAAACTCACACCCACTTTCTTAAGGGAACACTctatttaattcatattttataattttaatacttctatatatataatatttaatgagaaatatatttttatatgagAACATAAGAATAAATCATAACTATTAGATCTAATCATCAATGGTTAAGActtaagattaaaacatgaattcatgtcacgttttgatatttttaagtGGTCACAAGATCATTAAATAGTTTTAATCTTGATCATTCATTATTAGATCCAGCGATCATGTTTTATTCTTACGTTCTCATATTAAAACGTCATTCTcattactatatatatatactaaaataataatatatatactaGTTAAGTAAGTCAGAATATATATGTTTCGTATTAAtgttaaatttattattttcttgtTTCATTAATGTTATAATTTACTATCACTTGTATTTGTTGACTTCACAATCCTAACTTATTATAACACATTTAAGGGTGTTTTACTTTTTTATGTCAGAACTTGTTcctttattaataattaatttaatgcTTTCTTGCTTCATTAATGCTAAAAtttattgttatttattttcattaattataACATTATTTTCTTGTTtcattaattttataatttattatcaCTTGTATTTGTTGACTTTATAATCCTAACTTATTATAACACATTTAGGTGTTTTACTTTTTTATGTGAGAACTTGTTCTTTTATTAATGGACAGAGCGAGACCcctgggtccctcgcccagggacgcTGGCCTAGGGCGAGGAGCGCGTCAGGGACTTGGGCCATCGTCTtgaaggcccaactggcccattaggatggtTTAGAGGTGttaggcccaactcccccaactataaataggggacggtgaccaattgtaagggactcttagctcatttgggaAATAACAAGCtagaaattcagttactttctctctctaaacagttatgctctcattctctctaggaatctcacatcacgttccttgcaccttaggtactatacctcatctctatgttcatgatggaacatttggcgccgtctgtggggaacggtagattttgattcccggactacgtggattgcaaTTTGGTTTAGGAATATTCGGTTTTCTGTGAGGTTTTCGACGATTTGAAGATTTTTGGTCGAATTTTTGGTTCATCAACGGAGCCTGATGGAATTGTTTCGCCAACGGTATAGCGAGGAACCGGAGCGGAGCCACGTTTCTTCCCCGCGCACCGCAAGGCTGGGTAGACATCGCCGTGCAGAGGCACGCCGAGCACTGAGCGGCGACTTAAGACTGCAAAATGAGTGTTTGCAGGAGCAATTGGAATACTATCAGCTTAAGCAGTGGAataaggaggagaaggaggcaGAGGTTGTTGCGGAGGTTGGGCGTTCTCGGCAGCGGTGCGAGAGGTGGCTATACCGGACGGTATGACAAGCCTCGTGTTGGAGACGTACGACGGACGAACTGATCCGCAAGATCATCTGCTACGTTTCAATGTGAAGATGGCGATAAGCGCGGTTTCTGATGCGGTAAAATGTAGAATGCTTCCGTCCACATTCCGAGGCGCAATAATGACCTGGTTTATGGCCCTGCCACAGGGATCCATAAAGAAGTTCCATGACTTTGCGTCGAAATTCCTGATCCAGTTCTCTGCCGGCGAGGTCGAGGATCTATTTCAGATTCGACAGGCGGAGCGAGAGACTTGAAACAGTACGTGGAACGGTACAGCGCCGCGTCCGCAAGATTTGAAGAGGCGGAACCTCGGACATGCGTATGCGCTTTTAAGAGCGGATTGTCGTCGGGAAAGCTAAGCTGCGAGCTGAATCAGAAACCAGCGCGCTCGATGACAGAGGTACGTACCCGAGCGAGAGATTACATcatggaagaagaagacgaCGCATGTAAGAGGAAACGGTTGAAGGCAGCAAAGGTGTCGTTGGCGAGGAAACGGATACAGGACGAGGAAGCAAGTAATGTGCTGAAGGTTAAGGAAGTTGGCCAATTAATTAAAGAATTCAGGAGAAAGCGTTCTCGGCGGGCAACTAACTTTCGCCAACGAAAGAGACCAGAGGGGAACGCGGGCGATGAATCGGCAAAGTCACTCTGGGCGGCAGCGGTTGTGGAAATAGGCGAGGAGGGCGAGCACGGAACTGACCCCTGGCACGACGTCAAGGGCCGGTCCAACTGGTGTGAATATCACAACTTGGGAGGCCATAACATTAGTGACTGTTTATCTCTGAAGTGCCAAATTAGGCGGTTGATCAAGGCGAGGCAACCACAGGTTGCAGGACATGGGTTGTACGGGGACAACATGAAGCGAGCGCCAAATGCGGGAAGCGAGAAGATAAATATGGCGAGAGGACAGGAAGCAGAGGAAGACGTCGACGACAGGGGTGGAGCGATAACCAGAGTGGTTAATGTAATCACAGGGGGCCCTTACGGCGACAGCGTCACATCAGCGACAAGGGAAAAGCGGGAAGAGGCGGCGACATTGGTCGAGGGATATCCTGCTCCATTTGGATGCCGACATCCAGATATAGTAGTATCATCCGCAGATTTTGAGGAAATTAGGGCCCATACAAACGGTCCGTTAGTGGTAAGAATTAATGGGTTCAATGTGCAGAGGGTGCTTTTGGACCAAGGCAGCTCGATAGATATCATCTACGGGGACGCGTTCGGACAGTTGGGGCCGACGGACAAGGATTTGATGCCATACACAGGAAGCCTGGTGGGTTTCTCGGGAAATCAGGTTCAGGTACGCGGCTATGTGGAGCTGGACACAGTTTTTGGAGTGGGCGAGGACGCCGAGCTCCTAAGTATAAGGTATCTGGTCCTACGGGTTGCAGCGGTTTATAGCATAATCATAGGACGAAACACTTTAAATCGCCTCCATGTAGTAAAATCCACGGCCCACCTCGCGACAAAGTATCCACTGCTCTGCGGAAGGAAAGGGAAAATTGCGGAAGAACAAGAAGAGGAGAGGAAATGCTACAGCAGTAGCCTTAACTTGAATGGAAAGAGAGGAGCCGACGGCGGACACAGGTGTCATAAGGTTATGGTAGCTGAAGGCGGGCAAGAGCGTCCGGCTACACAGAGCGACGCGGGCAAACGAGAAAGGCAGGGCGACAAAAAGGCGAATAAGACGAAGAGAGAGGGAAGTCAGGGCGAGGGAACCTAGAAGACAGGACAAGGCAGATTCCTTACTCGTACAGATAGCGAGCGGTATGGCGAGAGCTGGGACATGGATGCAACCAGTAGAGGCGTGCTGGCGATTGAGCCTAGGCTCACCCCTGAGCAGGAACGACGCCTGAGTAAGTTGGTAGAGGACAACATTGACCTCTTTAACTAGAAACAAAGGGAAATTACTTCCAGGGGGCTGTCCACAAATAGCTCGCCCGCGCGGAAGGAAGAGGAGAGGGAAGAAGGGGCGGCGTTGAAGGAAGGAAAAAGGGGAATTCGCCGGCATGCTGGGACTGAAGGAAAGGGAAAGGCAGAAGGAAAGGATAGTCAGTTGCAGTGTCGTCAGGATAAGAGGAAATGCGGACAATCAGAAGATAGGATTAAGAGGCCAACGAAATCAGCCCGACGCACCCAGCAGGGCGAGAAGGACGGAATACTAGGTACGATACTCTGATCAAGGGAGCGGTCGCAAAGTGGGAATATGGCGAGGAAACAACCGAAAAACTaggaataaaaataaagatgcactctttttctccgacacgggagttttttaacgaggcatccctcgatgtaaaaatttacgaaaatcaaatacaaaaggatattctcagcaatacttatgcactctttttctgaagtgatattagttgactctgataccctactcatgcctctgaatacttatgcgctctgattatttcatttcatctatgtcatgcgttttcactctgaactcttctattatttagctcagaatctagatatcactaatgttttcattaagtcttagattcagggggacctaagctcagaatcaagctgtgacttggattcagaatgagcaaaataaaccattcacataaGGATAAGTCTTTTTCTATTTcttatactctgagtgaattcagtttattgtttaagaattgttcatcaaaatacttggttttgtcatcataaaaaagggggagattgtaagatcaagttttgatcgtgtagtacaactctatgttttgatgattacaagttaacattttagtatgaacaattatggtactctaacgtgttttctgagtgtgctcttaacatgctctgaccttgacataatctcacacaaatcagaagcactttgatTAAAGAgtaaccctagcaacgctttcgcagtctctatgttcaatctgaacagtagaaaaacttcagaagatctgaagttaatcaagctctgatgtggactcaactcacttgaagttctgaagatccagacatTCTGATAACCCAgccactctgaaggttcagaagctctgatggtgtagaagactctgaagatccagaagctggaaagtggagactctgaagtccagaagcaaactggctctgaagaccaagtacttctcctctgagttcagaatcagaaggtacaacggtcagaggatccatgcttccctctgactgtgatcaacaagcttcacaagttccaacacgaagcattcctctgatcagaagtcaacaaggttaaaggtcacgtcactatccaaagtacaaaagcaagtgtactatcctgacgacctaacctaacattctcagccacagcagaagctggaaatcccagatctgccctccaacggtagcattcccatgcaatgttcaaaccctaatccttggagtatatatagaggctaaAGACTAAAAGATGGCGTTggaagaaacttatacgcgcaagcaatattcaaatcttctaagcaatctttcttcatcgaattcattgtgtttactacaagcttttttaAGAAGCaacttctttgtaaacaatattctttaaacagttgtttagtttacctttaggagatcaaggctgatcggatcctagagaagactaagagaatgaatcttagtgtgagctaaatcagtgtattgttagtcacttgtaggtttcaagtgcagttgtaacaaatctctgattagtgaattgccttcattctaagaaggaagaaatcaccttcacggatggactggactagcttgaatgattcatcaagtgaaccaggataaaattcttgtgtgcttttctcatcacttatcttaagcactttacttgtgtttcgaaagatttgttaaaatcttaagtgggaagtttttattctgaaaacgctattcaaacctccctttctatcgtttttcataccttcaattggtatcagagcgcaagttctgattaccacacctaacagtgttcagtgatccgggccggtgtgaaaaacaaatgactaccaccagtgaaacgcaaaaagatggttacaatgcaaagcctcctatgttcgatggtcaaaggttcgaatattggaaagacagaatagaaagtttctttctgggtttcgacgcagatctctgggatatcattgtggatatCTCTGGGTTTCTACGCAGATCTCTGATGCTGATGGCAaaaagatctccagatcagagatgactgctgagcaaaagaagctttactcacaacaccacaaagctagagctattcttcttagtgctatttcctatgaagagtaccagaagattacagatcgtgagtttgctaagggtatctttgaatccctaaaaatgtctcatgaaggaaacaagaaagtgaatgaatcaaaggcgttgtccttgattcagaagtatgaatccttcatcatggaacctaacgattccattgaggatatgttttccagatttcagttgcttgtagctggaataagacctctcaacaaaagctacactacaaaagatcatgtcataagggttattAGAAGtattcctgaaagctggatgcctttagtgacttcaatagagcttacaagagatgttgagcgcatgagtttagaagaactcatcagcatactgaagtgtcatgaactgaagcgctcagagatgcaggatctgagaaagaagtctatagctttgaaatccaaatctgagaagtctaaatctgagaagtcaaaagctctccaagctgaagcagaagaaatctgaagaagcatcagaagattctgatgaagatgagctgactctgatctcaaaaaggctcaatcgcatctggaagcacaggcagagcaagtatagaggctctggaaaggccaaaggaaagtttgaatcctcatcaggccagaagaagtcctcagtcaaggaagtcacatgtttcgaatgcaaagaatcagggcactacaagagtgactgtccaaagctgaaaaaggacaagaagccaaagaagcacttcaaaacaaagaaaagtctgatggtgacttttgatgaatcagagtcagaggatgttgattctgatggtgaagttcaaggactcatggctattgtcaaagacaaagaagcagagttaAAAGATACAActaactctgactcagcatcagaagaagatcctaactcagatgatgaaaatgaggtattcgcttctttctcaacctctgaactaaaacatgctttgtctgatattatggataagtataactctttattgactaagcataaaaagttgaaaaatgatttctctgctgcttctaatacttcttctgaacatgagaaaattatttctgaattgaaaaataataatcatgctttagtgaattccaactctgtgcttaagaaccagattgctaagctaGAAGAAGtgattgcttgtgatgcctctgatagtaagactgaatctaaatatgaaaaatcatttcaaagattcctggctaaaagcgtagacagaagcttaatggcttcaatgatctatggcgtaagcagaaatggaatgtatggcattggctattctatacccagtagaaatgagcctcctatgcctaaggctaaatccttgtaCGAATGTTTTGTAcactctggtactatattgcctgaaccatt
This window harbors:
- the LOC130712613 gene encoding paired amphipathic helix protein Sin3-like 5; this encodes MARECGMKLTRDDALAYLKAIKDVFPYEKGNYNSFLYLMKDYKDKRIDIEYVVERVKEMFKGHTDLLLGFDIFLPNKYEIILPVEGENLPKEDDQTLRRMHDEHKETIDSLNKIKEDEQLPNKILEEATKFVDQIKDNEQAPKRIRVGDMRAADFVNKTKVDEKSLNKMHGEAIGFVEEIKEDEHPPKGLHAEHEEVVHIVENTEVENQPPNKMNARHEEGKIFNEVM